Proteins co-encoded in one Streptomyces sp. NBC_01283 genomic window:
- a CDS encoding magnesium and cobalt transport protein CorA, with protein MSMIRDLRAAVRPSLRKDGSAYSSYDTTRDPTAASAVVDCAVYRDGRRAACDDTLTPHEAMLQVRRDGGFAWIGLHEPTEAEFAGIAAEFGLHPLAVEDAVHAHQRPKLERYDDTLFTVFKTIHYVEHAELTATSEIVETGEVMCFTGRDFFITVRHGGHGSLRALRRRLQEEPELLAKGPSAVLHTIADHVVDGYLAVADAMQDDIDEVETEVFSAPSKGKGSARGVDAGRIYQLKREVLEFKRAVSPLLRPMLLLSERPMRLVDPDIQKYFRDVADHLARVQEQVVGFDELLNSILQANLAQAAVAQNEDMRKITSWAAIIAVPTAVCGVYGMNFDHMPELHWRFGYPMVLGLIGGACWAIHRTLKRNGWL; from the coding sequence ATGTCGATGATCCGTGACCTTCGCGCCGCCGTCCGTCCCTCGCTCCGCAAGGACGGCAGCGCCTACAGCTCGTACGACACCACCCGCGACCCCACCGCGGCCTCCGCCGTCGTCGACTGCGCCGTCTACCGCGACGGCCGCCGCGCGGCCTGCGACGACACCCTCACGCCGCACGAGGCGATGCTCCAGGTGCGGCGCGACGGCGGCTTCGCCTGGATCGGTCTGCACGAGCCGACCGAGGCCGAATTCGCCGGTATCGCCGCCGAGTTCGGGCTGCACCCCCTCGCCGTCGAGGACGCCGTGCACGCCCACCAGCGGCCCAAGCTGGAGCGCTACGACGACACGCTCTTCACCGTCTTCAAGACCATCCACTACGTGGAGCACGCCGAACTCACCGCCACCAGCGAGATCGTGGAGACCGGCGAGGTGATGTGCTTCACCGGGCGGGACTTCTTCATCACCGTGCGGCACGGCGGCCACGGCTCGCTGCGGGCCCTGCGGCGGCGGCTCCAGGAGGAGCCCGAGCTCCTCGCCAAGGGTCCTTCCGCCGTCCTGCACACCATCGCGGACCACGTCGTCGACGGCTATCTCGCGGTGGCCGACGCCATGCAGGACGACATCGACGAGGTGGAGACCGAGGTGTTCTCCGCGCCGAGCAAGGGCAAGGGCTCCGCGCGCGGTGTCGACGCCGGGCGGATCTACCAGCTCAAGCGCGAGGTCCTGGAGTTCAAGCGGGCCGTGTCGCCACTGCTTCGCCCGATGCTGCTCCTGAGCGAGCGGCCGATGCGGCTCGTCGACCCCGACATCCAGAAGTACTTCCGTGACGTCGCCGACCACCTGGCCCGCGTCCAGGAGCAGGTCGTCGGCTTCGACGAACTGCTCAACTCGATCCTCCAGGCCAACCTCGCGCAGGCCGCGGTCGCGCAGAACGAGGACATGCGCAAGATCACCTCCTGGGCGGCGATCATCGCCGTGCCGACGGCGGTCTGCGGGGTCTACGGCATGAACTTCGACCACATGCCCGAGCTGCACTGGCGGTTCGGCTACCCCATGGTGCTCGGCCTCATCGGCGGCGCCTGCTGGGCCATCCACCGCACCCTGAAGCGCAACGGCTGGCTCTAG
- a CDS encoding magnesium transporter MgtE N-terminal domain-containing protein, with amino-acid sequence MAASASRVFVSHLAGTAVFDPNGDQVGRVRDLVAMLRVQRRPPRLLGLVVELSTRRRIFLPMTRVTGIESGQVITTGVLNVRRFEQRPTERLVLGEMLDRRVRLVESDEEVTVLDVSVQQLPARRDWEIDRVFVRKGKGGTFRRKGETLTVEWSAVDGFSLEEHGQGAESLLATFEQLRPADLANVLHHLSPKRRAEVAAALDDDRLADVLEELPEDDQIEIFGKLKEERAADVLEAMDPDDAADLLAELPEEDKERLLTLMQPDDAADVRRLMAYEERTAGGLMTTEPIVLRPDATVADALARVRQQDLSPALAAQVYVCRPPDETPTGKYLGTVHFQRLLRDPPYTLVSSILDDDLQPLTPETALPQVAGFFATYDMVAAPVVDEGGSLLGAVTVDDVLDHMLPDDWRETEFHQDEVPRATG; translated from the coding sequence ATGGCGGCCAGCGCCTCCCGGGTCTTCGTGTCACATCTGGCCGGTACCGCCGTCTTCGACCCGAACGGCGACCAGGTGGGCCGGGTGCGCGACCTGGTGGCGATGCTCCGGGTGCAGCGCAGACCGCCCCGCCTCCTCGGCCTCGTCGTGGAGCTGTCCACGCGGCGCCGCATCTTCCTGCCCATGACCCGCGTGACCGGCATCGAGTCGGGCCAGGTCATCACGACCGGCGTACTGAACGTGCGGCGCTTCGAGCAGCGGCCCACCGAGCGGCTCGTGCTCGGCGAGATGCTCGACCGGCGGGTCAGGCTCGTCGAGTCGGACGAGGAGGTCACCGTCCTGGACGTGTCGGTGCAGCAGCTGCCGGCCCGCCGCGACTGGGAGATCGACCGCGTCTTCGTGCGCAAGGGAAAGGGCGGCACCTTCCGGCGCAAGGGCGAGACGCTGACCGTCGAGTGGTCGGCCGTCGACGGCTTCAGCCTGGAGGAGCACGGTCAGGGCGCCGAGAGCCTGCTCGCCACCTTCGAACAGCTGCGCCCCGCCGACCTCGCCAACGTCCTGCACCACCTGTCGCCCAAACGGCGGGCCGAGGTGGCCGCCGCGCTCGACGACGACCGGCTCGCGGACGTCCTGGAAGAGCTGCCCGAGGACGACCAGATCGAGATCTTCGGCAAGCTCAAGGAGGAGCGCGCCGCCGACGTCCTGGAGGCGATGGACCCGGACGACGCCGCCGACCTGCTCGCCGAGCTGCCCGAGGAGGACAAGGAGCGGCTGCTCACGCTGATGCAGCCGGACGACGCGGCCGACGTACGGCGGCTGATGGCGTACGAGGAGCGCACCGCGGGCGGTCTGATGACGACCGAGCCGATCGTGCTCAGGCCGGACGCGACGGTCGCCGACGCCCTCGCGCGAGTGCGCCAGCAGGACCTCTCCCCCGCGCTCGCCGCGCAGGTCTACGTGTGCCGTCCGCCGGACGAGACGCCGACGGGCAAGTACCTGGGCACGGTGCACTTCCAGCGGCTCCTGCGCGATCCGCCGTACACGCTGGTCAGCTCGATCCTCGACGACGATCTGCAGCCGCTCACGCCGGAGACGGCGCTGCCGCAGGTCGCCGGGTTCTTCGCCACGTACGACATGGTGGCGGCCCCCGTCGTCGACGAGGGCGGCTCGCTGCTCGGTGCGGTCACCGTCGACGACGTGCTCGACCACATGCTGCCGGACGACTGGCGCGAGACGGAATTCCACCAGGATGAGGTGCCCCGTGCCACCGGCTGA
- a CDS encoding DUF1003 domain-containing protein produces the protein MRCPVPPADRERDGRPEPRTAPRFRLDQPRPPRRKFLPEYDPEAFGRLSERIARFLGTGRFIVWMTVTIIVWVAWNVWAPEGLRFDPFPFLFLTLALSLQASYAAPLILLAQNRQDDRDRVNLEQDRKQNERSIADTEYLSREIASLRMGLGEVATRDWIRSELQDLVRELEEQRRGNRVVFPAEESGGRDVGDR, from the coding sequence ATGAGGTGCCCCGTGCCACCGGCTGACCGCGAGCGGGACGGCCGCCCGGAGCCGCGGACCGCGCCCCGCTTCCGGCTCGACCAGCCGCGGCCACCGCGCCGCAAGTTCCTGCCGGAGTACGACCCCGAGGCCTTCGGGCGGCTCTCGGAGCGGATCGCGCGGTTCCTGGGGACAGGGCGCTTCATCGTCTGGATGACGGTCACCATCATCGTGTGGGTCGCCTGGAACGTCTGGGCACCCGAGGGGCTGCGCTTCGACCCGTTCCCCTTCCTGTTCCTGACCCTGGCGCTCTCCCTCCAGGCGTCCTACGCGGCCCCCCTGATCCTGCTCGCGCAGAACCGCCAGGACGACCGGGACCGGGTCAATCTCGAACAGGACCGCAAACAGAACGAGCGGTCCATCGCGGACACCGAATATCTGAGCCGCGAGATCGCCTCGCTGCGCATGGGGCTCGGCGAGGTGGCCACCCGCGACTGGATCCGCTCGGAACTCCAGGACCTGGTCAGGGAGCTGGAGGAGCAGCGCAGGGGCAACCGTGTCGTATTCCCGGCCGAGGAGAGCGGCGGGCGTGATGTAGGCGACCGTTGA
- a CDS encoding Mrp/NBP35 family ATP-binding protein: MATEDAVREALATVNDPEIHRPITELGMVKSVDISPDGVVAVTVYLTVSGCPMRETITKNVTDAVAAVEGVTHVDVTLDVMSDEQRKELASALRGGTAEREVPFAKPGSLTRVYAVASGKGGVGKSSVTVNLAAAMAADGLKVGVVDADIYGHSVPRMLGADGKPTQVEDMIMPPSAHGVKVISIGMFTPGNAPVVWRGPMLHRALQQFLADVFWGDLDVLLLDLPPGTGDIAISVAQLVPNAEILVVTTPQQAAAEVAERAGSIAVQTHQKIVGVVENMAGLPCPHCGEMVDVFGTGGGQRVAEGLTKTTGANVPVLGSIPIDVRLREGGDEGKPVVLTDPDSPAGSALRTIAGKLGGRQRGLAGMTLGITPRNKF; this comes from the coding sequence ATGGCTACGGAAGACGCGGTGCGTGAAGCACTGGCGACGGTGAACGACCCCGAGATCCACCGACCGATCACCGAGTTGGGGATGGTCAAATCGGTAGATATCTCCCCTGATGGGGTGGTAGCGGTCACCGTGTACCTCACGGTCTCCGGGTGCCCGATGCGCGAGACCATCACGAAGAACGTGACCGACGCGGTCGCCGCCGTCGAAGGCGTCACCCACGTGGACGTCACCCTCGACGTGATGAGCGACGAGCAGCGCAAGGAGCTGGCGTCCGCGCTGCGCGGCGGCACCGCCGAGCGCGAGGTCCCCTTCGCCAAGCCCGGCTCGCTGACCCGTGTCTACGCCGTCGCGTCCGGCAAGGGCGGCGTCGGCAAGTCCTCGGTGACGGTGAACCTCGCGGCCGCGATGGCGGCGGACGGCCTGAAGGTCGGCGTCGTGGACGCGGACATCTACGGCCACTCCGTGCCCCGGATGCTGGGCGCGGACGGCAAGCCCACCCAGGTCGAGGACATGATCATGCCGCCGTCGGCGCACGGCGTGAAGGTCATCTCGATCGGCATGTTCACCCCGGGCAACGCCCCGGTCGTCTGGCGTGGCCCGATGCTCCACCGCGCCCTCCAGCAGTTCCTCGCGGACGTCTTCTGGGGCGACCTGGACGTCCTGCTCCTGGACCTGCCCCCGGGCACCGGCGACATCGCGATCTCCGTGGCGCAGCTCGTCCCGAACGCCGAGATCCTCGTCGTGACGACGCCCCAGCAGGCGGCGGCCGAGGTCGCCGAGCGCGCGGGCTCCATCGCCGTTCAGACCCATCAGAAGATCGTCGGCGTGGTCGAGAACATGGCCGGGCTGCCCTGCCCGCACTGCGGCGAGATGGTCGACGTCTTCGGCACGGGCGGCGGCCAGCGGGTCGCCGAGGGCCTCACGAAGACGACGGGCGCCAACGTCCCGGTCCTCGGCTCCATCCCGATCGACGTCCGCCTGCGCGAGGGCGGCGACGAGGGCAAGCCGGTCGTCCTGACGGACCCGGACTCCCCCGCCGGCTCGGCGCTGCGCACGATCGCGGGCAAGCTGGGCGGCCGCCAGCGCGGCCTCGCGGGCATGACCCTGGGGATCACCCCGCGCAACAAGTTCTGA
- a CDS encoding sec-independent translocase encodes MFSDIGPLEVVALVVLAVLVFGPDKLPKLIQDASRTIRKIREFSDSAKADIRSELGPEFKDFEFEDLNPKTFIRKQLDNDELGLKEIRNGFDLKKEMAEVTDAVHGRESESSDGATGTDTASDAGGRVDMAKKDGRMDMDKKPGKAAPVDHPPFDADAT; translated from the coding sequence GTGTTCTCAGACATTGGCCCGCTTGAGGTAGTGGCGCTGGTCGTCCTCGCCGTGCTCGTTTTCGGCCCGGACAAGCTGCCCAAGCTGATTCAGGACGCCTCGCGGACCATACGTAAGATCCGTGAATTCTCGGACAGCGCCAAGGCGGATATACGCAGTGAACTCGGCCCGGAATTCAAGGACTTCGAGTTCGAGGACCTGAATCCGAAGACCTTCATCCGCAAGCAGCTCGACAACGACGAGCTCGGCCTGAAGGAAATCCGGAACGGCTTCGACCTGAAGAAGGAGATGGCCGAGGTCACGGACGCCGTGCACGGGCGGGAGAGTGAATCCTCCGACGGCGCGACCGGCACGGACACCGCGTCCGACGCGGGCGGCCGCGTCGACATGGCCAAGAAGGACGGCCGCATGGACATGGACAAGAAGCCCGGGAAGGCCGCGCCCGTCGACCACCCGCCGTTCGACGCGGACGCCACCTGA